A window from Tindallia magadiensis encodes these proteins:
- a CDS encoding Na-translocating system protein MpsC family protein: MTEKKTESMTVLKHLNVLYVEDDPETRQELAIYLKRRVGRLRLASNGTEALHSLGERPPHLIITDLKMPEMDGLTMIKRLREKGWDMPVIITSALSDSETIIEAVGVGIVRYVVKPIDLEELLEQMNQVGQEIIKKEKCLVVLGEQCLETADELAEMEMKIKKEVTHFMKTTTGKGPRDLHVSLTAGRIEIRARGCLTRLEEGILVNRRHYSLVDYHRRLFYTENQQALTTCLSQVTGCPVKLREVVCDSRKDQEKLVLEIP, translated from the coding sequence ATGACGGAAAAGAAAACAGAATCCATGACCGTACTTAAACATCTGAATGTTCTTTATGTAGAGGATGATCCGGAGACACGACAGGAGCTGGCTATCTATTTGAAACGACGGGTTGGACGGCTGAGGTTGGCGTCTAATGGAACAGAAGCCCTTCATTCTCTTGGGGAGCGGCCGCCTCACCTAATCATCACGGATTTGAAAATGCCGGAGATGGATGGCCTTACCATGATCAAAAGACTTCGGGAGAAGGGTTGGGATATGCCTGTTATCATCACTTCCGCTCTTTCGGACAGTGAAACCATTATCGAAGCCGTAGGAGTGGGAATTGTCCGGTATGTGGTTAAGCCCATTGACTTAGAAGAGTTGTTAGAACAGATGAATCAGGTGGGGCAGGAAATTATTAAAAAAGAAAAATGTTTGGTGGTGTTAGGGGAGCAATGTTTGGAAACGGCTGATGAGTTAGCGGAGATGGAGATGAAAATCAAAAAAGAAGTGACGCATTTTATGAAAACAACAACGGGGAAAGGGCCCAGAGACCTTCATGTTTCCTTGACAGCAGGCAGGATTGAAATTCGTGCCCGAGGATGTCTGACCCGGCTGGAAGAAGGTATTTTGGTTAATCGTCGCCATTATAGTTTGGTCGATTATCATCGCCGCCTATTTTATACGGAAAATCAACAAGCCTTAACCACTTGTCTGTCCCAGGTCACCGGGTGTCCGGTAAAGCTTCGGGAAGTGGTCTGTGATAGTCGGAAAGATCAGGAAAAGCTGGTATTGGAAATTCCATAG